A genomic stretch from Phycisphaerae bacterium includes:
- a CDS encoding DsrE family protein, translating into MKPPHLTWCFAFLLLTIGIAVAGLASQAQPPVATTQDTQRILIHMKEYTAEIHATYMALELADRLQHSGANVTLFLELRAVRLADDQIAGAIRPVPGFRPFSEIYKSLVDNGGQVLVCHHCSEVAEISPDHLRKGARMADVEDLSRAILSAHKILDY; encoded by the coding sequence ATGAAGCCGCCTCATTTGACTTGGTGTTTCGCCTTTCTCTTGCTGACGATCGGAATTGCCGTCGCGGGCTTGGCTTCGCAAGCACAACCTCCGGTAGCAACGACGCAAGACACACAGCGCATTCTCATCCATATGAAAGAGTACACCGCGGAAATTCACGCGACCTACATGGCACTTGAACTTGCCGATCGGCTACAGCACAGTGGGGCGAATGTGACGCTGTTCTTGGAGCTTCGGGCTGTACGCCTTGCCGATGACCAGATTGCCGGAGCGATAAGGCCAGTGCCCGGATTCCGACCGTTCTCAGAGATTTACAAATCGCTCGTTGACAACGGTGGCCAGGTTCTTGTGTGCCATCACTGTTCTGAAGTAGCGGAAATCAGCCCGGACCATCTGCGTAAGGGTGCCAGGATGGCAGATGTTGAAGACCTGTCGCGGGCGATTCTTAGCGCACACAAGATTCTAGACTATTAG